DNA sequence from the Perca fluviatilis chromosome 4, GENO_Pfluv_1.0, whole genome shotgun sequence genome:
GAGCAGCATCTCTTCCCACCCCACTGGTTACCCCTGCAGTCCAGGAACTTCTATTTGCAGAACCACAGCATGAAGTGAAATCCCTCCTAAACATTCCGCACAACAACAGCACTGCAGAAATATGCAAAGTCCTCTAGACAAAATGAACTGGTGAAAACACCATCAAGACTGCGGGTAATATTGCTTCACTCTTTTGTCTGCAGCTCCTTATCTCTTTATACCATGACGCTAGTTCCATTTAACAGTTCTTTATACAAATAATAGAAAATACTGTAGCACTGTGTGAACCCTTCTGTTCTTACTTTGAAACTGACAGCAAAGATAATGAAGTTACACTTTTTACTTAACTCAGTGCCTTTTTAagtattgtattatatttattaattaattttatgtttttgttaacTATATATATCATATAGTTTTTCAACAGatatttgcattttaatttgGATATAACTGCATATTATCAATTATTTtctattaaattatttttattttctttccataCTGCAGTTTCttatttgatattttatttataataaaacaaaatgtatgaaTTAATGTATAGTTAACCAATATATAGTGCTCATATGTCAGGCCTTGACTATTTCCATAGTGATTATGTTTCAAATAAGAATAAAATGTAAAGGAGAAGGAGATTTGAAATAATATCCACATTTCTGAATGCAAGAGAATATCTGTTTCCATCTATGAAACTTTGAGTTCATCATGATTCACTGGGCAACAAGGCTAGTCTCTCATTAGAATATTTCTGTGCTATCCAACCCTAATTTGAAATGTGGCAACTGAACCCACAACCATTATTATTGGTGTCACACATAACCAAACATCAAGGTCTCTGTTACAGTGCCAAATCTCTCATTCTTTCAATAACTCTATTTTATTCTACAATGTTCGGTCGTTCTCATAAATCCCACTGGGGATCAGGAAAGATAAAGGTTTTCAGTTCATGGTTTGGGTGCCAGGAAGGCTGATCACTACAGACATGAAAAGCCTGAGGTACCTCATGGTGATACAAAGCTTGTGTGATCTAGATCTGTTTGCACAACCAAGGCCTTGTTGCACACCCTGACCAAATGCTATGGCAGTAGCTTTGAGTCTACCATCGGTGCTAATAACTTACATGGTCTGTCAGCTTTATGCCtgttgttttatattatttgtcTTATTTTACACTAGATggataaatacattaaattgtCCTTGCGGCTATACATTTTCTACTTGAAAAAATGACATGCATATTCTTATTTTTGGCTTGCTGCAGCATTTCAAACAAGTCCAGTAATAGTTCAGCCCATTCATTCAATGTCATTTATGAGATTCGGGGTAAAATGAGCCTTTAGCATTTGTGTAAAGTCTGCAAAACGTTATCCCCCTGTAACAACTCTGCAGCTTATATGTCATTTTCCCAACTATCTATTGGGGAGACTAAATGAGCCATCACATCCATGTCCCTGCTTACAATCATATTTATTACAGGTCATAGTGCTACTTGGTGAGTCACTACATAGGGTCAGTTATGATTTAGTCTTGGCATGTAATAACAAAAACTGTGATACATCTTCAAAAATCATCATTTGCACATGAAATGTGTCATGAAACATTTAGTAATGCCACGATTCAATGAATCAGTTTGACTGTCATTAATTATTTCTGTCTCTATATTCTAGCCTGATCTGTCTCCAGAATCTTTGTTCTTGTCTTGAAAGATCCTTCAGCCCACATGAAATGAAAGCTCGCTCTTTCATGAGTCTGGGGGACGGTGATCAAATGGAATGTGAAAGTGACACTTTCTTCTTCTATAGGAATAATACACACACTAGGGATTCATTTATATACTTTGTTTACATTATTCCACAACAGTGGGCTTGAGACATTTCTagaaatataaattataaacactctttataaaacattttcatagtTACCCTGTAGTCGCTGGCAGTTACATAGAAGATGGGTTGGAAAGCAAGCCAGATGATGCAGGTGGTGTACATGGTGAACCCAATGAACTTGGCCTCATTGAAGTTTTCAGGGCACTTTCGCGTCTTGAAGGCGTAGACGGTGCAGAGAAGGATAAGGATGCAGTTGTAGGTGAGTGACAAGAGCATGCTGGAGTCCCTGCTGCTACACTTTAGGGTGACCACGTCTCTCCTCTCCGGGCTCACCTCCTTCTGAACCCCTGGCACTTCTACCAGCAGCCAGATAACAGCCACCAGCAGCTGGCAGGAGATAAGAGCGCCGCAGATCGCTACCTGGGAGGCGGGGCTGATGAAGCGGGGTCTCTGGGCTCCATCCTTCACCCCGCTGAAGATGCGAGCAATACGGTTGGTCTTGGTTAGAAGAGCTGAGTAACATACTGCGAATGAGGTGCCCAGGCCTAGTCGGCGTAGGGTGCAAACAGTAGTGGAAGGTTTGGTGATGTAGATGAAGGTCATGAGGTAGCACATCAGCACTCCCAACAAGAGGATGTAAGAAAGTTCACGTCCACTTGCTTTAACCACAGGCGTCTCATTGTGCTTGAGGAACAGGCCCACTACCGACAGAGTACACAGTATACCAAGGCAGGAGATGGTAACGGGCCCAATGGCCCACACATCCTCCCACCGGATGTATTCTTCAGGCAGATCATAGCATCCAGTCAAGTTAGCCAGGGGCCACTGACCGAAGCTGCAGTCAGCACAGGTGAACTCATCCTGCAGGTACTGGTAGGGCTGACAGGGGATACAGATCCAGCAGCACACATCCCCAGGCTGCATGCTCTTCACCTCGTTCTTCCTGCAGGGGTCACTGCACTGGGAGGTGGGTGGTACAAGGTCAGGCCAGGGTACCAGGGTTGTGTTCAGGGTCAGGTTCTGGTCCCAGTAGCCCACCTTCCTGTAGACAAACTTCCCCTCTTCTTGGTGGTAATGAAAGATGTTGTAGCGGCTGATGCTGTCGCCAAAAGAGTCAAAGCGCACCATGTTCTGTGTATCCACAGGTCTAAACGGAGCTGGTGGTAAGCAAAAATACAGCAAAGTTGACTTAAAGGATCCATAAGTCTTGAGACAAggataatacaaaataaaaacacttgaaaaattatgtgtgtatatactacTAAATAATCCTTCACCCTGCTGAAGGATGGTCTATAGtagtaatattaataataacaccAGTGGTAATGTACTTTCTATGAGTATTGTCAttggttttcaaaaatattaaaatgaaacataaaaagtcattgtcCTTGGATGTAATGTGCTAAATGGCTGTAAATACTCACCATACTCGTTTCCTGCCATTTAATCTAAATATGagaattcattcatttaatcaATATCCAATATAATATAGTATTTTCTAGATTGGTTTGCCTCCCCCTGATTCGTCCAGGCTAATTCATGtattatattttcaaactgaatAATTACAAAGCCCTTTTCAGTGCTGCAGAGAAAACCATTTGATGTCTTAATCCAGTCCCATGCATATTTGCGACCCCCGTTGGCTTTACACTAAAACGTTCACCATGAACTTAATCCCATTCTCAGCTATTTAAAAACTATTTCACatgaaaaagtcacatataaCAGGGAAACCTTTTGTCTGTGTTCGCTGTCATTGCCGCTGTGCTTACCTTCAAACTTGGTCTTCAAGATGAACTCCTTATAGAACCTTTTGCCGTTACCTGGTTTCATGGCATCACAGACCTTGGAAGTGTTAGAGCATACAGCTTGTCTCATGTTGTGCAGAGCATAGGCCATGGCATAGACTGCATTTACCACAAACATGATCTTGGACTCCTGCTCAAAGGTTCCATCTCGTAGGCTGTGTTCACTGCAGCCAGGTTCCTGGAGGCTACAGCCAAAACGGTGCTCCCAGAACTCTTTAAACCACGGGTTCCTTGTGTTGGTGTATGGGTTGAGCTTGGTGAAGTAGTCTTCAAACTCTCTAATTGGATAGGAGGCCAGTTCGATGGTGAAAGCCCTATCTGCTGCCGTCTCGCTTCCCCTCACCACACTCTCCTGTGCTCCCCATCCATCGCTGGCCACCCAGGTGAAGGTGGCGTTCATGCGAGCAGCAGCCACCAGCAGCTCACGGGCGTCTTCACTGCGGGCGAACACGATGACTACCTTGGCGTTGGACTTCTGCTGCAGAGCGCGGATCACATTATCGTAGCCCTGGCGGTTCATGGAGCGGCTCACCTTTGCTGAAGTGGCGATGCAGATTTGGTGAGTGCGGGCCTCCTGCTGGAAGGCATCAATGCCAGTCTCACCATAGTCACCCTCTGACGCTACTGTTGACACGTAGGTCCAGTTGAAGAAACGCAGGATCTCGGCAATGGCCTTGGCTTGGTAGAAGTCAGGGGGGACAGTGC
Encoded proteins:
- the grm2b gene encoding glutamate receptor, metabotropic 2b, with the translated sequence MLSVVLCPRSLANSAHYWPLHMLLLELLISGVLPNISRLPPAAKREIIMDGDLVIGGLFPVHQKGDGMEDCGKINEARGIQRLEAMLLALDEINSSEHILPGLQLGAHILDSCSKDTYALEQSLDFVRASLTKVHDPGFICPDGSRPVQNEVPLAISGVIGGSYSDVSIQVANLLRLFQIPQISYASTSSKLSDKTRYDYFARTVPPDFYQAKAIAEILRFFNWTYVSTVASEGDYGETGIDAFQQEARTHQICIATSAKVSRSMNRQGYDNVIRALQQKSNAKVVIVFARSEDARELLVAAARMNATFTWVASDGWGAQESVVRGSETAADRAFTIELASYPIREFEDYFTKLNPYTNTRNPWFKEFWEHRFGCSLQEPGCSEHSLRDGTFEQESKIMFVVNAVYAMAYALHNMRQAVCSNTSKVCDAMKPGNGKRFYKEFILKTKFEAPFRPVDTQNMVRFDSFGDSISRYNIFHYHQEEGKFVYRKVGYWDQNLTLNTTLVPWPDLVPPTSQCSDPCRKNEVKSMQPGDVCCWICIPCQPYQYLQDEFTCADCSFGQWPLANLTGCYDLPEEYIRWEDVWAIGPVTISCLGILCTLSVVGLFLKHNETPVVKASGRELSYILLLGVLMCYLMTFIYITKPSTTVCTLRRLGLGTSFAVCYSALLTKTNRIARIFSGVKDGAQRPRFISPASQVAICGALISCQLLVAVIWLLVEVPGVQKEVSPERRDVVTLKCSSRDSSMLLSLTYNCILILLCTVYAFKTRKCPENFNEAKFIGFTMYTTCIIWLAFQPIFYVTASDYRVQTTTMCISVSLSGSVVLGCLFAPKVHIILFQPQKNVASLRVTVNRFSATVSASATGSASASAPGSNYSKGSASNYVPAVCNGREVVDSTTSSL